The Elusimicrobiota bacterium nucleotide sequence TAAACCTAAAAATTGGCGGGAGATATAATTATTATATAAGCAAATACAAATCTATGCTGGTCGCGGAGTTTAATGTACCGAACAACAGTAACTACGAGTTTAGTATCGGTAATGAAAGCAGGTTTGAGTTCAATAATATAGGTTTCATGCCGAGAATAGGATTAAAAATTGACCCGCAGATAACGGACTTTATAGGGTCATTCAGGATAGGAGCCGGGGTGTCGTATAAACAATACACTATTGACTACTCATGGGTACCTTACGGGGTATTGGGGATGTCTCATATTGTTACGTTTAAGATGAAGTTAGGAAAGCAGGATAGCGATAGTGATGGTGTTGAAGATACACTTGATAAATGCCCTGATACACCGGATAAAGTTAAAGTAACCAAAGACGGGTGCCCGGTGGATAGCGATAAGGACGGTGTACCGGACTACCGTGATATATGCACTAACACGCCACCGGGTACTACAGTAGATGAAAAAGGATGTCCTATCGGCAGGATGGTTCCGTCAATAACATTATCAACAGAACCGCCAAAAATCGCGGTTACTGTGATACCCAAAAAGGATACACGAAAAACGTATGTGCTTCAAGTTAACACAACTACGGCAGTTAGTACACAAAAACACGGGGTGGAAATTAATGTGAGCACCTCACCTGTTACTGCGGATGAAACCAATAAGGTAATGTTTACTGTATTAGATGCGAAAGGCCTGCCCCTAAGCGAGGTAACAATACGAATAGCTTCTGGGGGTGTAGATGTTTATAAATTGATAACTGACAAAAACGGTGTTTTAATTATAGATAATTTTGTTACA carries:
- a CDS encoding PorV/PorQ family protein; amino-acid sequence: MNRYLVCILWLVLASRQAFAATADSGLQFLRMNISARGVALGGALSCVEDDIFGYYYNPAGRYSVKRPEIGVSDNIWFENINYQNYAYSQCPKFGVLTAGVNLLSLGTIQKYDNTGALINETYSPMDLSVIMSYSNILKKTPYGISVKYLYSTIDTVSASGLAFDFGVMQLVNDNLQIAVALQNIGPSMTYITKTVPLPVNLKIGGRYNYYISKYKSMLVAEFNVPNNSNYEFSIGNESRFEFNNIGFMPRIGLKIDPQITDFIGSFRIGAGVSYKQYTIDYSWVPYGVLGMSHIVTFKMKLGKQDSDSDGVEDTLDKCPDTPDKVKVTKDGCPVDSDKDGVPDYRDICTNTPPGTTVDEKGCPIGRMVPSITLSTEPPKIAVTVIPKKDTRKTYVLQVNTTTAVSTQKHGVEINVSTSPVTADETNKVMFTVLDAKGLPLSEVTIRIASGGVDVYKLITDKNGVLIIDNFVTGKYWVKAWKQGYIAEEKNVEINNLPSKIVFNLRVRT